Part of the Catalinimonas alkaloidigena genome is shown below.
GTAGCTTTATGCGCGATTTATCTGCTCAACGACTGGAAAAAAGTGCTGGTGATTGTTACGGCTTTTACTATAGGTCATTCCATTACTTTGGCGCTGTCCACACTGAATATTATTACAATAAACCCGTCGTTGATTGAGTTTTTAATTCCGGTAACCATATTCGTCACCGCGATGAGCAACGTATTTAAAAAAAGCAGTGGGCTTCAACAAACCGGCGGACAGTTAAATTATGCCTTCGCTCTTTTCTTCGGACTGATTCACGGCATGGGCTTTTCTAATTATCTGCGTAGCTTATTAGGTAAAGATGAGACAATAGTGATGCAACTATTGGCTTTCAATATAGGTTTGGAGATAGGGCAAATTATTATCGTAGCTGTGTTCTTACTGCTTTCTTACCTTTGTGTAAACCTGCTACAGGTAGCCCGTCGTGACTGGAAACTGGTCATTTCTTCCGCAATTGCGGGAATCGCCCTTATGTTAATGCTGGATACTAAATTCTGGTAATTTGCGAAACAAAGTTTTGTTATTTTTATATATATTTACTTAAAACACTGCAAGACAAGTATTATTTAGATTATTTAATTGTTGCTATGAGATATTTACTGATTAGCTTGAGCTTGATAATAGGCCTGGGGCAGAGTTTGTTTGCCCAGGAAAATCAGCATACCGATAAGTTTGAACAACTGGGACCGGCAGCTTTACCTACCCCCAATGTCTACCGTGCGGGTTCCGGCGCTCCGGGGCATAAGTACTGGCAGCAGCGTGCCGATTACAAGATTGAATGTGAACTTAATGATGAAACCCAGCGCCTGACCGGTTCAGAAACTATCACCTACTACAATAACTCTCCTGATCCGCTGGAGTATCTTTGGGTGCAGTTAGATCAGAATATGCGCGCCAAAGATTCGGATACTTATAAAACCCAAACCAACAGCATCACCGACCGCATGAATGTGGATAATCTGGAGAGTATCGTAGGCTATGACTTTGATGGAGGGCATAAGATTCAGGCAGTAAAGGATGCTGCGGGTAATGATATTCCCTACACCATCAATCGTACCATGATGCGGGTAGATATTCCTGAAACTTTGATGCCCGGAGAGCAGATTACTTTTTCTGTAGACTGGTATTATAATATCAATGACCGCCTGCTGATGGGCGGCCGTGGCGGACATGAATACTTCCCGGAAGATGGAAATTACCTCTATACCATCACGCAATGGTTTCCTCGTATGGCTGTCTATGATGACCACAATGGCTGGCAGCATAAGCAGTTCCTCGGCCGTGGTGAATTCGCCCTGACCTTTGGAGATTATGAAGTGGCTATTACTGTACCTGCCGACCATATTGTGGCCTCTACCGGAACACTGCAAAATCCTGAAGAAGTACTGACCCAGGAGCAGCGCGAGCTGCTGGAGAAATCCAAAACCGCTGATAAGCCGGTAATTATCGTGAGCCAGAAAGAGGCGGAGAAAAAGGAAAAGTCTAAAGCCAAAGATAAAAAGACCTGGGTATACAAAGCAGAAGATGTGAGAGACTTTGCTTTCGGTAGCTCCCGTAAATATATCTGGGATGCGATGGGCGTA
Proteins encoded:
- a CDS encoding HupE/UreJ family protein, whose amino-acid sequence is MSTFSLYFDLGLTHILDINGYDHILFVVALCAIYLLNDWKKVLVIVTAFTIGHSITLALSTLNIITINPSLIEFLIPVTIFVTAMSNVFKKSSGLQQTGGQLNYAFALFFGLIHGMGFSNYLRSLLGKDETIVMQLLAFNIGLEIGQIIIVAVFLLLSYLCVNLLQVARRDWKLVISSAIAGIALMLMLDTKFW